AGCATCAGAATCAATGTCTACGTATATATTAACAGGCTTTTCCTATTTGTGGAGGAAATCTGATGATTTATCTGCAAAAAGGATTAAAGAATAGCCACTTAACGAAGCAGCCAACAGAGCTTTCTGACTGGGACTGGCTTAAGAGCTACCAGCCGTTAGAACGAACTGAGATTAATTCAAGCGACCTGGCTCACAACTATAAAGAAAACAAGGCTGCCTTTGTACTGGCTGGCCAAATGGCGACGCTAACTAGAAATGACACTAACCTGACCAAACGTTCAATCTTATTTTTCGATATTGATGGTACAGATGGGGATGATTATCAGACAGCTGTGTCAAGTGTCCAGTCAGCTTTGGCCAAGATAGCTTATCTGATCTACCCGACTGTTTCTAATGGCTATAAAGGCACTCGCTTGCGCCTAGCTGTACCCATTGACTCGACTTTTGATGCAGCACAGCGGATCCAAATAGGCGATTATTTAAGGCAGTTATTACCCAATAATTGGCAAACAGACTTGACTAGCTATGGTTCTCATTGGTCACAACTAGCCGGACTGCCTGTTTTAAATGCCTACTCTGTGATGCATAAATGCAAGCTGGCCATGAATGATGCAGAGTCTTTTTTGGGTCTGGCTCAAATCAAATCAAGTCAGGCTCCCATGATTAAGCCTCAGCGTAAAGAGCTAAAAGATTTAGCTGAGTCAAAAGTTCGGAATGATCGCGAGCCCTGGCAAGATTTGGTTAATCGAGCAATGGCACAATCAATCAATCCGCCTAGCCATGGCCGGCATATCTTCTACAGCTCTTTAATTGGGTCATTATTGCTGATGAAACTAGATCAACCTGTGATCAAAACCTTGATAACGTGGTCAAACCAGCACTCAGATAATCCCTTACCGGAGTCTGAGCTATACCGGACAATTGACTCTGTGAGTAGAACGGCAGCCAGAAAAGAGCGCGTCAATGGCTAACAGCCGGAACTACACAAAGGGCTGGCTAGTGAATGACCGTTTTGCCGAACTCACGCCCGAAGGTCAAGGCACGTTGTTAGTTGCGTTGGATAAAGCTGATGATATCGGTTTTATTCCAAATCCAAAGGCGACTTTGCGAGCACAAAACATTCCTGGTAAAACACTAGAGGAACTTGTAAATAATAACTATTTGATCAAAGCACCTTCAGAGGACAACGATCTGTATTTGTTTAAAGAATGGTCAGAACATCAGCGTCTTCGGCACTTTCTTTTAAGTGGTATATCTAACCCCTTCTTGATTCCAAATCTATTTGTAGATGAAAAGGGTCAAACCGTTTTTAAAGATAATACCGATACCAACAACGTTGATTTTATTGATTCACATTGTTTATTAATTGAGAATGTTTATCAGAAATCATCTAATTTTAAGCAAGATTTGCTGCCCTGGATTAAGATGAATAAAAATATTATTTCAGATGTTGTTATGGAAAGATTAACAAAACTAATTAACCTCCAAGCAACTAATGCTAGCGAAGACACGAAAAAGGAAGTATAAAAAATGAAAAGCCCGCTTAAGCGGGAGTATTTTATTATTTTAAATGCTGGCGGATTCGTCAGCATTTTTAACAGCCTAAGGTAAGTCAAGCTAAGTCAAGGCAAGGTAAGTTGGGTTAACTCAAGTCGTGCATTGGAGCATCAATTTTCAATCTTGTTTAAGAAATGCAAATAAATAAATGTTGAAAATGAATTCATATAGCGCCGGAAAAGTTGGTTATTAATCTAAGGCCTTGGTGTTACTTAATTATGTTTATTTTTTGACTCTTAATCTAGATCCACCTAGCACTTCGAAGTTGCTAATCAAACTTTGATCTTTCATCCAATGGAGTAAGTTAGTATCAGGTTCTAAATTATCTAATTTGACACTAGTGAACCCACGAACATGGTCCATTACCTTTAACAGCTTATCAGAATCATCATCGTGTAACTGGCGAAGCTGTTCGTGAATTTTGTCTTGTGTTAGTAGGGACAGATTTCTAGAGAGAATCAATTTATTGTTCTTACCCGGCGTTTTCAGCACATTCAATAACAGCGCTTTGCTTAAAGAAATTTTCTTGTCAACAACTAATTGTTTGAAGTCTTTATCAATAAGTGTGGAGCCTACTTGGACATCCTTATCAATTAGTAACTGAATCGTAGTAGCCTTTATTGGCAGGCCACCTAATTCAAACAGAATCTTTATTTTTTCTGGTTTCAAATTATTTATTAAAGCATCACTAAGCCAACCAGCTATGTCGGTAGATGCTTTCATAAATACCGTGAATTGTGGTTCTGAAATATTTTCTGTAGCAACAAACTTCTGGTAAAATTCATCGGATAATCCCTTAATTGATGAACTTTCCCAATTGTTATTGTTGATAAATTCAACAAGCTTTTCATCAAAAACCTTACCTGATAAGTCGAAATAAGCTAAAAGATTCTCTGTTGTTTTGTGGATTTTATTCTTCTGCAATGCAAGTTTCTTGAGATCGTTATTGGTAATATCTGCCAAATCAACACGTGCAAGAATGTCTGTTATGATTTTCTGTTTGAGAGCAACATAAACTGTTTCATTGTTAATAATTTGTAAATTCAGCTTATTATCTGTCAATTGATCTAAGTAGCTGATTAAAATTTCCTCATTTGAGTTCGTATCATCGTAGCGATTATGTTTGATGATATCCTCTAAATTAGAATCCGCTATCCAAAACTCACTTGTGAATTGAGATAAATCAAAATGAATTTGTGGTTGCAGTTCCAAAACCTTCTGATGAAAACCTTGCAGTTGTTCT
The Oenococcus kitaharae DSM 17330 DNA segment above includes these coding regions:
- a CDS encoding primase C-terminal domain-containing protein, with product MIYLQKGLKNSHLTKQPTELSDWDWLKSYQPLERTEINSSDLAHNYKENKAAFVLAGQMATLTRNDTNLTKRSILFFDIDGTDGDDYQTAVSSVQSALAKIAYLIYPTVSNGYKGTRLRLAVPIDSTFDAAQRIQIGDYLRQLLPNNWQTDLTSYGSHWSQLAGLPVLNAYSVMHKCKLAMNDAESFLGLAQIKSSQAPMIKPQRKELKDLAESKVRNDREPWQDLVNRAMAQSINPPSHGRHIFYSSLIGSLLLMKLDQPVIKTLITWSNQHSDNPLPESELYRTIDSVSRTAARKERVNG